One genomic window of Mus caroli chromosome 12, CAROLI_EIJ_v1.1, whole genome shotgun sequence includes the following:
- the Twist1 gene encoding twist-related protein 1 yields MMQDVSSSPVSPADDSLSNSEEEPDRQQPASGKRGARKRRSSRRSAGGSAGPGGATGGGIGGGDEPGSPAQGKRGKKSASGGGGGGAGGGGGGGGGSSSGGGSPQSYEELQTQRVMANVRERQRTQSLNEAFAALRKIIPTLPSDKLSKIQTLKLAARYIDFLYQVLQSDELDSKMASCSYVAHERLSYAFSVWRMEGAWSMSASH; encoded by the coding sequence ATGATGCAGGACGTGTCCAGCTCGCCAGTCTCTCCGGCCGACGACAGCCTGAGCAACAGCGAGGAGGAGCCGGACCGGCAGCAGCCGGCGAGCGGCAAGCGCGGGGCTCGCAAGAGACGCAGCAGTCGGCGCAGCGCGGGCGGCAGCGCGGGGCCCGGCGGGGCAACGGGCGGGGGCATCGGAGGCGGCGACGAGCCGGGCAGCCCGGCCCAGGGCAAGCGCGGCAAGAAATCTGCgagcggaggcggcggcggcggcgcgggcggcggtggtggcggcggcggcggcagcagcagcgggGGCGGGAGCCCGCAGTCGTACGAGGAGCTGCAGACCCAGCGGGTCATGGCCAACGTGCGGGAGCGCCAGCGCACGCAGTCGCTGAACGAGGCGTTCGCCGCCCTGCGCAAGATCATCCCCACGCTGCCCTCGGACAAGCTGAGCAAGATTCAGACCCTCAAACTGGCGGCCAGGTACATCGACTTCCTGTACCAGGTCCTGCAGAGCGACGAGCTGGACTCCAAGATGGCAAGCTGCAGCTATGTGGCCCACGAGCGGCTCAGCTACGCCTTCTCGGTCTGGAGGATGGAGGGAGCCTGGTCCATGTCCGCGTCCCACTAG